The Microbacterium sp. LWO12-1.2 genome includes a window with the following:
- a CDS encoding ABC transporter ATP-binding protein, producing MSSAQGAGVEVRGVTKTFGVDGARVTVLDDVSLTIGMGEFVSVIGPSGCGKSTLLKVVAGLIDADSGSVTIDGESVAAASRDKKIGLVPQSPALLPWKTVQENVELPVRLNRKANGDRALRDPQELLSTFGLGQAMKKYPGQLSGGMQQRAAIARAFVFDPAIMLMDEPFSALDEMNRDLQRIALLEFWQSNRKAVMFVTHSVPEAIMLSDRIVVMAAHPGRIAAVIDVNLPRPRTEEAYATDEFRELEAVVRTTLRAQTEKAHV from the coding sequence ATGTCGTCCGCACAGGGTGCAGGCGTCGAGGTCCGAGGCGTCACCAAGACGTTCGGCGTCGATGGCGCGCGGGTGACCGTGCTCGACGACGTGAGCCTGACCATCGGCATGGGCGAGTTCGTGTCGGTGATCGGTCCCAGCGGATGCGGCAAGTCGACGCTGCTCAAGGTCGTCGCAGGTCTCATCGACGCCGATTCCGGCAGCGTGACGATCGACGGCGAGAGCGTCGCTGCGGCGTCGAGGGACAAGAAGATCGGCCTGGTGCCGCAGTCTCCCGCCCTCCTGCCGTGGAAGACCGTGCAGGAGAACGTCGAGCTGCCGGTGCGGCTGAACCGCAAGGCGAACGGGGATCGTGCCCTGCGCGACCCCCAGGAACTGCTGTCGACCTTCGGCCTCGGTCAGGCGATGAAGAAGTATCCGGGGCAGCTGTCCGGCGGCATGCAGCAGCGCGCGGCGATCGCCAGGGCGTTCGTGTTCGACCCGGCCATCATGCTCATGGACGAGCCGTTCTCGGCGCTCGACGAGATGAACCGCGACCTGCAGCGGATCGCGCTGCTGGAGTTCTGGCAGTCGAACCGCAAGGCGGTCATGTTCGTCACCCACTCGGTGCCGGAGGCGATCATGCTCTCCGACCGCATCGTCGTGATGGCCGCCCACCCCGGGCGCATCGCCGCGGTGATCGATGTGAACCTGCCGCGACCGCGCACCGAAGAGGCGTACGCGACCGACGAGTTCCGCGAACTGGAAGCAGTCGTGCGCACCACTCTGCGCGCGCAGACGGAGAAGGCCCATGTCTGA